From Shewanella psychrophila, a single genomic window includes:
- the cobA gene encoding uroporphyrinogen-III C-methyltransferase — MEIVTLPGQRAGGKVWLVGAGPGDVELLTLKAYRILQTADVVLYDALVSEDIMALVPQNAEKIAVGKRAGKHSAAQDEINQLLVTKAFTKQNVVRLKGGDPFIFGRGGEELQSLVEADLAFEVVPGITAASGTSAYAGIPLTHRDYAQGVTFITGHCQLESRPMDWRDYANPNNTLVIYMGILNAGLIKSGLLEAGRNIDTPVAIVSKATTQDQRCFIGTLGELERLASHPELKMPALMIIGEVVELADTLNWFKPDFNQSDTIQNDSTHNTLLHSELLRGLSQKLKAELAQ, encoded by the coding sequence ATGGAAATAGTCACTTTACCTGGTCAGAGAGCCGGTGGAAAAGTTTGGTTAGTTGGAGCGGGTCCGGGAGACGTTGAGCTGTTAACACTCAAGGCATACCGGATCTTACAAACTGCCGATGTTGTCCTCTATGATGCCCTAGTTAGTGAAGACATCATGGCTCTGGTTCCTCAAAATGCCGAGAAAATTGCTGTTGGTAAACGCGCTGGTAAGCACAGTGCAGCCCAAGATGAAATCAATCAACTTTTAGTCACTAAGGCCTTTACTAAGCAGAATGTCGTGCGTCTCAAAGGGGGCGATCCGTTTATTTTTGGACGTGGCGGCGAAGAACTTCAGAGTTTAGTCGAGGCGGATTTAGCATTTGAAGTTGTTCCGGGTATTACTGCTGCCAGTGGGACATCCGCCTACGCAGGTATTCCACTGACCCATAGAGATTATGCCCAAGGGGTGACATTTATAACGGGCCATTGTCAGCTTGAGAGCCGGCCAATGGACTGGAGGGACTATGCAAATCCCAATAATACCTTAGTCATCTATATGGGGATCTTGAATGCAGGCTTGATAAAATCTGGGCTGTTAGAAGCTGGACGCAATATCGATACGCCGGTGGCAATTGTTTCTAAGGCTACCACACAAGATCAAAGGTGCTTCATAGGAACCTTGGGAGAGTTAGAGCGATTAGCATCACATCCCGAGCTTAAGATGCCCGCCTTGATGATCATAGGTGAAGTGGTGGAACTCGCCGATACCTTGAACTGGTTTAAGCCTGATTTCAACCAAAGCGACACAATCCAAAACGATTCTACTCATAACACACTGCTGCACAGTGAATTGCTTCGAGGGTTGAGTCAAAAGTTAAAGGCTGAGTTAGCACAATAG
- a CDS encoding S41 family peptidase: protein MRFGFPQIVNVFGLCLLISTLQLARLTLYSVEYKTRLTQSEMHQDLDVLINEVRLHSAFAALDEQRFAKIEADVEPLVYRATNSLESQYFYAEVVKLLATLEDPGAIITSPNKPLPVLPVILKPVADSWLALDGNAVPIDPDHPFITHIDGLPLSRWEQTSQKFISNPVNKSVSERVHWLSQLNILRRDMGLPLKSQVTLSLSDNLDSNIQLVLPVAKHQVHPPRELISGKMNSLSDSGTTSQPVYASIELLSNYDRDSELVAKLERGAQQALTIIDLRNAVGDSDELLHFIARHYPNPETTNNRNNAPQRLMALGQYRRSIDFKSDFLRPLGFIPFDEFNFFEQLEFRQTSQTIDIDKAERFGLWYGRRSPLAAEFHYDESYRATSSRLGLIIGPECRRECEWVAYFAKSLSRVTLIGEKTSGDLGRRYGFTLPNSGIKVELTASLTYNMQGKLLSSVGTQPDIPLPITEVINWQGLLSLIESEQQDRETVYTLNSPDTEAKQALGVEQGSDKTPTTESRVTLQQESHTMTELAVKALTP from the coding sequence TTGAGATTCGGATTTCCACAAATAGTCAATGTATTTGGACTCTGTTTACTGATCAGCACCCTACAGCTAGCACGCTTAACCCTATATTCTGTCGAGTATAAAACCCGTCTAACTCAGAGTGAAATGCATCAAGACCTCGATGTATTGATAAACGAGGTTAGGTTACATTCAGCATTTGCAGCATTAGATGAGCAGCGCTTCGCCAAGATAGAGGCCGATGTAGAGCCACTCGTCTATCGCGCCACGAACTCCCTTGAATCCCAATATTTTTATGCCGAAGTCGTAAAGCTCCTCGCCACTCTTGAAGATCCAGGGGCTATAATCACGTCACCCAATAAGCCTCTGCCAGTTTTACCTGTGATCCTCAAACCTGTTGCAGACTCTTGGCTTGCACTGGATGGAAATGCCGTCCCAATAGATCCCGATCATCCTTTCATTACTCATATCGACGGCCTTCCTCTATCTCGCTGGGAACAAACCAGTCAGAAATTTATTTCTAACCCTGTGAACAAGAGCGTCAGTGAGCGTGTACACTGGCTTTCACAGCTGAATATTCTGAGGCGCGATATGGGATTGCCTCTCAAAAGCCAGGTAACTCTGTCACTCAGCGATAATCTGGATTCCAATATTCAGCTAGTCTTACCTGTTGCCAAGCATCAAGTCCATCCCCCCAGAGAGCTCATCTCCGGCAAAATGAATAGCTTGAGCGATTCTGGCACGACGAGTCAGCCTGTGTACGCTTCAATAGAATTGCTATCTAACTATGATAGAGATTCTGAACTAGTGGCAAAGCTAGAGAGAGGGGCACAACAAGCCTTAACCATAATCGACCTCAGGAATGCCGTTGGAGACAGTGATGAGCTGTTACATTTTATCGCCCGTCATTACCCTAACCCCGAAACCACCAACAACCGAAACAATGCGCCTCAGCGCCTCATGGCCCTTGGCCAATACCGCCGCTCAATTGATTTCAAATCCGACTTTCTCAGGCCTCTTGGCTTTATTCCTTTTGATGAGTTTAATTTCTTCGAACAACTTGAGTTCCGTCAGACAAGCCAAACTATCGATATTGATAAAGCAGAACGATTCGGTCTCTGGTACGGAAGAAGATCGCCACTCGCGGCTGAGTTCCACTATGATGAGTCATACAGGGCAACATCCAGTCGCCTCGGCTTAATCATAGGCCCAGAATGTCGGCGGGAATGTGAATGGGTGGCCTACTTTGCTAAATCATTATCACGAGTCACCCTTATTGGCGAGAAAACTTCTGGTGACTTAGGTAGACGATATGGCTTTACCCTACCCAACAGTGGCATTAAGGTTGAGCTTACCGCGAGTCTCACCTACAACATGCAAGGAAAGTTACTGTCTAGTGTAGGAACTCAACCCGATATTCCACTGCCAATCACTGAGGTTATAAACTGGCAAGGATTATTGTCACTGATTGAAAGTGAGCAGCAAGATCGTGAAACAGTCTACACTCTCAATAGTCCTGATACTGAAGCTAAACAGGCCTTAGGTGTCGAGCAAGGCTCTGATAAGACTCCCACTACAGAGTCCCGAGTGACGTTACAACAAGAGAGTCATACCATGACGGAATTAGCAGTTAAAGCGTTGACCCCCTAA
- a CDS encoding Gfo/Idh/MocA family protein: protein MSVDIKIIRIGVIGFGTIGKYVVDGALAHDEFEVTAVFDPNLLSASAEFMSRPEYRRIRLMASVNELVSCERVDLVYIATPPASHIEYCRLALAQRKAVWCEKPLSVDLTAADKLVEEIEAAGVMSAVNLSLASSPILDKLLSLAEEVGHGEAQQVEMRFHYSQWPRHWQAAADWLSSREQGGFLREVFSHFVFLQHRLFGEMKLVKGQVTFAKEGCETYVMAEYLCGDLPVRVCGGIGGAAPDTNEWTLYTDRRAIRYSDWNKLSIGTQDSWNDIEIGQVGSAVSLQLDEVAKMMTGKPHKLASFREALAVQVVVEQTLNSSC, encoded by the coding sequence TTGTCTGTCGATATTAAGATTATACGCATCGGAGTGATTGGCTTCGGTACTATTGGTAAGTATGTAGTAGATGGTGCACTGGCACATGATGAGTTTGAGGTGACAGCTGTCTTCGATCCCAACTTGTTATCAGCGTCTGCTGAGTTTATGTCTAGGCCTGAATATAGGCGCATCAGACTGATGGCGTCAGTGAATGAGTTGGTTTCATGTGAGCGGGTCGATCTGGTTTATATTGCCACGCCTCCGGCATCTCATATTGAATATTGTCGTTTAGCCTTAGCTCAGAGGAAGGCGGTATGGTGCGAAAAGCCCCTCAGTGTCGATCTGACTGCTGCCGATAAGTTAGTCGAAGAGATTGAAGCCGCTGGAGTCATGTCGGCGGTTAATCTGTCGTTAGCCAGTAGTCCAATTCTGGATAAACTCCTATCACTCGCAGAAGAGGTTGGGCATGGGGAAGCGCAGCAAGTAGAGATGAGGTTTCACTATAGCCAGTGGCCTAGGCATTGGCAGGCTGCTGCTGACTGGTTAAGCTCTAGGGAGCAGGGCGGTTTTCTTCGTGAGGTTTTCTCTCACTTTGTATTTCTACAGCATCGCCTCTTTGGGGAGATGAAGCTAGTAAAGGGTCAGGTTACCTTTGCCAAAGAGGGCTGCGAAACTTATGTGATGGCCGAGTATCTTTGTGGAGATCTTCCCGTCAGAGTCTGTGGTGGCATTGGCGGAGCCGCACCAGACACCAATGAATGGACTTTATACACTGACAGGCGCGCCATTAGATATTCAGATTGGAACAAGCTGAGTATAGGAACTCAGGATAGCTGGAACGATATAGAGATAGGACAAGTGGGCAGTGCTGTTTCATTACAGCTTGATGAAGTTGCCAAAATGATGACAGGGAAGCCTCATAAACTGGCGAGTTTTAGGGAAGCTTTAGCCGTTCAAGTCGTCGTGGAGCAGACGTTGAATTCAAGCTGTTAA
- a CDS encoding TIGR03899 family protein — protein sequence MAEISKISEVKSAQSDVSARKKALLLGRQLGLSSEEGYSASTASIAERAEHRQRKLMSQYQLNLETIYKIALSITPSDVTGADLDPDWSHQFFQIAEQIHNRKMQELWGRILANEITNPGNFSLRTLTTLKQLTHKEAQILEKALGMAVKVNNETRLKLIIGYRYTGGIGQIFRKSAPINIGLSNFGLPYSNILTLIDTGILHRSEFETGLLNSKTPIHFTMLDTKMKLTPKSGHLLFNYYRLTPIGDELTQLIHPKSDNDYTKAMRSLFAKDFMIE from the coding sequence ATGGCCGAAATATCGAAAATCAGCGAAGTAAAGTCAGCACAATCTGATGTATCTGCCCGCAAGAAAGCACTCCTGTTAGGGCGTCAGCTTGGATTGAGCAGTGAGGAGGGTTATAGTGCCAGCACTGCCTCGATCGCAGAGCGCGCCGAGCATAGGCAGCGTAAGTTAATGAGCCAGTATCAGCTCAATCTTGAAACCATCTATAAGATAGCCTTAAGCATCACGCCATCAGACGTAACTGGTGCCGATCTCGATCCTGACTGGTCGCATCAATTCTTTCAAATCGCAGAGCAGATACATAACCGTAAGATGCAGGAGTTATGGGGCAGAATTCTTGCCAATGAAATTACCAATCCTGGTAACTTTAGCCTAAGAACCCTGACAACACTAAAGCAGTTAACACACAAAGAAGCGCAGATTTTAGAAAAAGCCTTAGGTATGGCCGTTAAGGTTAATAATGAGACTCGTCTAAAACTCATCATTGGATATAGATATACTGGGGGGATCGGTCAAATATTCAGAAAGTCAGCACCCATCAATATCGGCTTATCGAATTTCGGTCTGCCCTATTCCAATATTCTCACCTTGATCGATACGGGTATACTGCACCGAAGTGAATTTGAGACGGGGTTATTAAATAGCAAGACGCCGATTCATTTCACCATGCTAGATACTAAGATGAAACTGACCCCAAAAAGTGGCCACCTACTGTTTAACTATTACCGCTTAACGCCGATTGGGGATGAACTCACCCAACTTATTCACCCTAAATCTGATAATGACTATACCAAGGCCATGAGATCTCTGTTCGCCAAAGATTTCATGATCGAATAA
- a CDS encoding assimilatory sulfite reductase (NADPH) flavoprotein subunit has protein sequence MLLKELSSLASPLSEVQVNKLKQLTAELSAVQLAWVSGYLSATAEQGVNPLGSETVAQSAPAQTITILYGSQTGNGRGVASELAAKAQAQGYAVNLASMGDYKIRQLKQETILLAVVSTHGEGEAPDDAIELHKFLASKRAPKLENLNYSVLALGDSSYEFFCQTGKDFDDRLSALGAKPLQALVECDVDYELTADQWHESVLEAVKPLIEISGASVVSLSGTGIPGAATNEFTKQKPYTAELLVSQKLTGRDSDRDVRHVEIDLGESGLSYQAGDALGVWFTNTETLVEELLTKLSLNGDEAVTVGKDALSLKQALIEKKELTQLYPGLIKDWAALSGNAELVSISDDKELTRQFVRNNQLADLVSNYSAEVTSTQLLAMLRPITPRLYSIASSQSEVESEVHLTVALVEDKREGESRFGGASQFLAQADEGAEVKVYVEPNKHFRLPESPETPVIMVGPGTGIAPFRAFMQERAAQGIEGNSWLIFGNPHFEQDFLYQTEWQQYLKDGSLSRIDLAFSRDQAHKIYVQHRIAEQGEELWKWLESGAHFYICGDAERMAKDVHQALLDIAVKFGGKTEEEAEAYFENLRSDKRYQKDVY, from the coding sequence ATGTTGTTAAAAGAGCTTTCATCACTCGCTTCGCCACTGTCAGAAGTGCAGGTGAATAAGTTAAAGCAGCTCACCGCTGAGCTGAGTGCCGTGCAACTTGCATGGGTAAGCGGATATTTATCTGCTACTGCCGAGCAAGGAGTTAATCCTCTTGGTAGCGAAACTGTTGCTCAGAGTGCTCCGGCACAGACCATTACTATTTTATATGGTAGTCAAACTGGTAATGGTCGTGGGGTAGCAAGTGAGCTGGCTGCGAAGGCTCAAGCCCAAGGGTACGCCGTTAATCTTGCTTCTATGGGGGATTACAAGATCCGTCAACTTAAGCAAGAAACCATATTGCTAGCCGTTGTGAGTACTCATGGAGAAGGCGAAGCGCCTGATGATGCCATCGAACTGCATAAGTTCCTGGCATCTAAGCGAGCGCCTAAGTTAGAAAACCTAAACTATTCCGTGTTGGCTCTAGGAGATTCGAGTTATGAATTTTTCTGCCAGACAGGTAAAGACTTTGATGACCGCCTATCTGCATTAGGCGCTAAGCCACTTCAAGCTCTGGTTGAGTGTGATGTTGACTATGAATTGACCGCTGATCAGTGGCACGAGAGTGTGCTGGAAGCCGTTAAGCCGCTCATCGAAATTTCAGGTGCGAGTGTTGTTTCTCTGTCTGGTACGGGCATACCAGGTGCAGCAACAAATGAATTTACTAAGCAGAAGCCTTATACTGCAGAGCTTCTCGTCAGTCAGAAGTTAACGGGCCGAGATTCTGATCGTGACGTAAGACACGTCGAAATTGACTTAGGTGAGTCTGGGTTGAGTTACCAAGCCGGTGATGCACTAGGAGTTTGGTTTACCAATACAGAAACCTTAGTCGAAGAGCTACTAACTAAATTATCCCTGAACGGTGATGAAGCCGTTACTGTGGGCAAAGATGCACTATCTCTCAAGCAAGCCTTAATCGAGAAAAAAGAGCTGACTCAGCTTTATCCCGGTCTGATTAAAGATTGGGCCGCACTTAGTGGAAATGCTGAGTTAGTTAGTATTAGTGATGACAAAGAGCTGACTCGTCAGTTTGTGCGAAATAATCAGCTAGCGGATCTAGTCTCTAATTACAGCGCAGAAGTGACCTCTACTCAACTGTTAGCCATGTTGCGTCCTATTACACCTCGCCTCTATTCAATTGCTTCTAGCCAGTCCGAAGTCGAGTCTGAAGTACACTTGACCGTTGCCTTAGTCGAGGATAAACGTGAAGGAGAATCAAGGTTTGGTGGTGCTTCACAGTTCTTAGCTCAGGCAGATGAAGGGGCAGAGGTAAAAGTTTATGTCGAACCTAATAAGCATTTCAGACTGCCAGAAAGCCCTGAGACGCCAGTGATTATGGTGGGGCCGGGGACAGGTATTGCACCGTTTAGAGCCTTTATGCAAGAGCGTGCGGCTCAAGGCATCGAAGGCAATAGCTGGCTTATCTTCGGTAACCCACATTTCGAGCAGGACTTTCTCTACCAAACTGAGTGGCAGCAGTACCTTAAAGATGGCTCGCTATCTCGGATTGATTTAGCTTTTTCTAGAGATCAAGCTCACAAGATATATGTGCAGCACAGAATCGCCGAGCAAGGTGAAGAGCTATGGAAATGGCTTGAGTCCGGCGCGCATTTCTATATTTGTGGTGATGCAGAGCGTATGGCGAAAGATGTCCATCAGGCATTGTTGGATATCGCGGTGAAGTTTGGTGGTAAAACCGAAGAAGAGGCCGAAGCCTACTTTGAGAACTTACGCAGCGACAAGCGTTATCAGAAAGATGTCTATTGA
- a CDS encoding DUF3010 family protein, translated as MVIAGLFLKANEVRMVSLSGTRESHELVAPKVNKLTLNKSPTREEVSKFVAEIKAYCGEHQVELIVMNRRASKGQGAGGAGTFLMEGVILASSMISVDLVHPATIRATDKRTLTLKDLKPKTVDLGKAYDLAFELLN; from the coding sequence GTGGTCATTGCTGGACTGTTTTTAAAGGCAAATGAAGTGAGAATGGTAAGTTTGAGTGGTACGCGTGAATCCCATGAGCTTGTGGCACCTAAGGTAAACAAGTTAACGCTCAATAAGAGCCCTACTCGGGAAGAGGTCAGCAAGTTTGTTGCAGAGATTAAGGCCTATTGCGGTGAGCATCAAGTTGAGTTAATCGTGATGAACAGGCGCGCAAGTAAGGGCCAAGGTGCCGGCGGAGCAGGGACCTTTCTGATGGAAGGAGTGATATTAGCAAGCTCAATGATCAGTGTTGACTTGGTTCATCCTGCCACAATAAGAGCGACCGATAAACGCACTCTCACCCTAAAAGATTTAAAACCTAAAACGGTTGATTTAGGTAAGGCTTATGATCTGGCGTTTGAACTGTTAAACTAA
- the cysI gene encoding assimilatory sulfite reductase (NADPH) hemoprotein subunit — MSENKSVEQAEPLSVNEHLKTDSNFLRGTIEEGLDTAVTGSFSEGDQQLIKFHGFYQQDDRDLRNERKEQKLEPLYSFMLRARVAGGVCSPEQWLGVDEISSTLTSSNSIRLTTRQTFQYHGISKRNLRTLIQSLDSKALDSIAACGDVNRNVMCNPNPVESRLHEQAFYWAKKLSDNYLPRTKAYAEIWLGDDKVVTSEGDDVEPVYGKTYLPRKFKMAVAVPPDNDVDVYTNDLGFIAVAEEGELIGFNLVAGGGMGSTHGEVQTFPRLADDFGFIKAEDTLKFAEAILKVQRDWGNRSNRKLSRLKYTIVKYGYEAFKAEVEKRAGVKFEAKRDVIIGDRGDRYGWIKGVDNQWHLTLFIEGGRIKDLPGQPLQTGLREIAKIHKGDFRMTSNQNFIIAGVAEEDKVEIEGLARSHGLMGKLITQTRGRSIACVALPTCALAMAEAERYFPDFLTQVESLQEKHGFLDQGIVIRMTGCPNGCARPFAAEIGLVGKAPGRYNLYLGASFEGTRLNKLYRENIQEAEILSELDNLFARYVSEKEEGETFGNFTVRIGVVAAVIDAAKDFHGQSSNA, encoded by the coding sequence ATGTCAGAGAATAAAAGTGTAGAGCAAGCAGAGCCATTATCAGTCAATGAGCACCTTAAAACCGACAGTAATTTTCTGAGAGGCACCATTGAGGAAGGCTTAGATACTGCTGTCACGGGATCATTTAGTGAAGGCGATCAGCAGCTGATTAAATTCCATGGTTTTTACCAGCAAGATGATCGTGATTTAAGAAATGAACGTAAAGAGCAGAAACTGGAGCCACTTTATAGCTTCATGTTACGTGCACGTGTAGCTGGTGGTGTGTGTTCGCCGGAACAGTGGTTAGGTGTCGATGAAATCTCCTCAACTTTGACCAGCTCTAACAGCATTCGCCTGACCACTCGTCAGACATTTCAGTATCATGGTATCTCTAAGCGTAATTTGAGAACCTTGATCCAGAGCCTGGACAGTAAGGCATTGGATTCGATTGCCGCCTGTGGTGACGTGAACCGTAATGTGATGTGTAATCCAAACCCTGTCGAGTCGCGTCTGCACGAACAGGCCTTCTATTGGGCCAAGAAATTGTCGGATAACTACTTGCCACGTACTAAGGCATACGCCGAGATTTGGCTGGGGGATGACAAGGTTGTGACCAGCGAAGGCGATGATGTTGAGCCTGTATATGGCAAGACGTACTTGCCACGTAAGTTTAAGATGGCCGTGGCCGTACCGCCGGATAATGATGTAGACGTATACACCAATGATCTGGGTTTTATTGCGGTAGCGGAAGAAGGTGAGCTTATCGGCTTTAATTTAGTGGCCGGCGGTGGCATGGGTTCTACCCATGGTGAAGTACAGACCTTTCCTCGTCTTGCCGATGATTTCGGCTTTATTAAGGCCGAAGATACATTGAAGTTTGCCGAGGCGATATTAAAAGTCCAGCGTGACTGGGGTAATCGTTCTAACCGTAAACTTTCGAGACTCAAGTACACCATAGTCAAGTATGGCTATGAGGCATTTAAAGCCGAAGTAGAGAAGCGTGCAGGGGTTAAATTTGAAGCCAAACGTGACGTGATCATCGGCGATCGCGGCGACCGTTATGGTTGGATAAAAGGTGTTGATAACCAGTGGCACCTGACGCTATTCATCGAAGGTGGACGCATCAAGGACCTGCCGGGTCAGCCTCTGCAAACTGGATTAAGGGAAATTGCCAAGATACACAAGGGTGATTTCCGTATGACCTCTAATCAAAACTTTATCATAGCCGGTGTTGCCGAAGAGGATAAGGTAGAAATTGAAGGCTTAGCCCGTAGCCATGGTTTGATGGGGAAATTGATCACGCAAACTCGAGGTCGCTCAATTGCCTGTGTTGCACTGCCTACTTGTGCTCTTGCCATGGCCGAAGCCGAGCGTTACTTTCCGGACTTTCTGACGCAAGTAGAGTCATTGCAGGAAAAGCATGGCTTCTTGGATCAAGGCATTGTTATCCGTATGACGGGTTGCCCTAATGGTTGTGCAAGACCTTTTGCGGCGGAAATCGGCCTGGTAGGTAAGGCGCCGGGTCGCTATAACCTATATCTAGGCGCGAGCTTCGAAGGTACACGTTTAAATAAACTCTATCGCGAAAATATTCAAGAAGCAGAGATTTTATCTGAGCTGGATAATTTGTTTGCCAGATACGTGAGCGAGAAAGAAGAGGGTGAAACCTTTGGTAATTTCACGGTACGCATAGGCGTCGTGGCAGCGGTAATTGATGCCGCTAAGGATTTTCATGGACAGAGTAGTAATGCCTGA
- a CDS encoding PA4780 family RIO1-like protein kinase, translating into MKIPKRIQPLVDEGLVDEVLRPLMSGKEADVYVVRCGDDVRCAKIYKEAEKRSFKQAVQYREGRKSRNSRRARAMEKGSKFGRNEQENSWQNAEVDALFRLAYAGVRVPQPYGCFDGVLLMELITDDQGYVAPRLNDITLTSEQAIEQHKSVIKDVQRMLCVGLIHGDLSEFNVLLDSHGPVIIDLPQAVDAAANNNAKRMLERDVNNMTRYYGQFAPELLTSKYAKEMWALFESGKLNPESELTGKFKESTKTADVNSVLAEIEAAFDEEQERKERIREAEEG; encoded by the coding sequence ATGAAAATACCGAAACGCATTCAGCCTCTCGTCGATGAAGGCTTAGTTGATGAAGTCCTTCGCCCCTTGATGAGTGGTAAAGAGGCCGATGTTTATGTTGTCCGCTGTGGCGACGATGTTCGTTGTGCCAAGATTTATAAAGAAGCCGAGAAGCGTAGCTTCAAGCAGGCTGTCCAATACCGAGAAGGCAGAAAGAGCCGTAACAGTCGCCGAGCTCGTGCCATGGAAAAGGGCTCGAAATTTGGTCGTAATGAGCAGGAAAATTCTTGGCAAAATGCCGAAGTCGATGCCCTATTTCGCCTAGCCTACGCTGGTGTTAGAGTCCCGCAGCCATACGGCTGTTTCGATGGTGTGCTATTGATGGAGTTAATCACCGACGATCAAGGATATGTGGCGCCAAGGCTTAACGACATTACCTTGACCAGTGAGCAGGCAATAGAGCAGCACAAGTCGGTGATAAAAGATGTACAGCGTATGTTGTGTGTCGGCTTAATCCATGGCGACTTGTCTGAGTTTAATGTACTTCTAGACAGTCATGGCCCCGTGATAATAGATCTCCCCCAAGCGGTTGATGCGGCAGCAAACAATAATGCTAAGCGCATGCTTGAGCGCGATGTGAATAATATGACCAGATATTACGGTCAGTTTGCTCCCGAGCTTTTGACTAGTAAGTATGCCAAGGAGATGTGGGCTCTGTTTGAGTCAGGTAAGCTAAATCCTGAGTCTGAACTCACTGGTAAGTTTAAAGAGAGTACTAAGACTGCTGATGTAAATTCGGTACTCGCTGAAATTGAAGCGGCATTCGATGAAGAACAGGAGCGCAAAGAGCGTATCCGGGAAGCTGAAGAAGGTTAA
- a CDS encoding phospholipase A — MQYFNGYEKSLIDYNARTQYIGNDVFLFK, encoded by the coding sequence ATTCAATATTTTAACGGTTACGAAAAGAGCCTTATCGACTATAATGCCCGTACCCAATACATAGGCAACGACGTATTCCTATTTAAATAA
- a CDS encoding peroxiredoxin family protein, whose translation MFKLSLKLILLSILSFSAMATDLKVGDTAPNFRLQSTDGNFYQLSDYLGKQTLVLAWYPMANTHGCTLECRSLVQKGHLIREFNAVYMMASVDDLEDNQDFAKKQKADFPMLSDPSKETAKAYDVLNFVRVASRVTFYVGKDGKIIKIDEDINAATAAEDIAANLKKLGVEKSD comes from the coding sequence ATGTTTAAATTATCGCTCAAGCTTATTCTATTATCCATACTCAGCTTCTCCGCCATGGCAACCGATCTCAAGGTTGGAGATACTGCGCCAAATTTCAGATTACAATCCACCGACGGTAACTTTTATCAACTAAGTGATTATCTAGGTAAGCAGACCTTAGTCCTAGCTTGGTACCCCATGGCCAACACCCATGGCTGTACATTGGAGTGTCGCTCGCTAGTTCAGAAGGGGCACTTAATCAGGGAGTTTAACGCGGTTTATATGATGGCCAGTGTCGATGACTTAGAAGACAATCAAGATTTCGCCAAGAAACAAAAAGCCGACTTTCCCATGTTGAGCGACCCAAGTAAGGAAACAGCTAAGGCTTACGATGTGCTAAATTTCGTCCGTGTCGCGAGTCGCGTCACCTTCTATGTAGGCAAAGATGGCAAGATAATTAAGATAGATGAAGATATCAATGCTGCAACGGCAGCAGAAGATATAGCCGCTAATTTGAAAAAATTAGGCGTCGAAAAAAGTGATTAG
- a CDS encoding phosphoadenylyl-sulfate reductase, producing MDRVVMPESNYQVETVVSSQELLALLTAPAVEQKSELERINRFLGGLTPGQRVAWGLKYLPGNHALSSSFGIQGAVMLNLVSTEKPDIPVILTDTGYLFPETYRFIDELSERLSLNLKIFASPITPAWQEARFGQLWEKGLDGLDQYNRMNKVEPMQRALDDLSVGTWFAGLRRSQSSTREALPILAIHGSRYKILPILDWSNKDVHEYLTEHDLPYHPLWEQGYVSVGDTHSSKPLELGMSEEDTRFNGLKRECGLHFEI from the coding sequence ATGGACAGAGTAGTAATGCCTGAATCTAATTATCAGGTTGAAACGGTGGTTTCTTCACAAGAGTTGTTAGCGCTGTTAACTGCGCCGGCAGTCGAGCAGAAGAGTGAGCTTGAGCGTATCAACCGTTTCTTGGGAGGTTTGACTCCCGGGCAAAGGGTGGCTTGGGGATTGAAATACCTCCCGGGTAACCATGCGTTATCGTCGAGTTTTGGTATTCAAGGTGCAGTGATGTTAAACCTTGTCAGCACAGAGAAACCGGATATTCCGGTTATCTTGACCGATACCGGTTACCTGTTTCCCGAAACCTATCGGTTTATCGATGAATTGAGTGAGCGTTTATCGTTGAACCTTAAGATATTTGCATCACCCATAACCCCTGCCTGGCAGGAGGCGCGATTTGGCCAGTTGTGGGAGAAGGGCTTGGATGGATTAGATCAATATAACCGCATGAACAAGGTCGAGCCAATGCAGCGTGCCCTCGATGACTTGAGTGTAGGTACTTGGTTTGCGGGATTGCGCCGCAGCCAATCCAGTACTAGAGAAGCTTTGCCTATTTTGGCTATTCATGGTTCCCGCTATAAGATCTTGCCGATCTTAGATTGGAGTAACAAGGATGTGCATGAATACTTAACTGAGCATGACCTGCCTTACCACCCTCTATGGGAGCAAGGTTATGTTTCTGTGGGTGACACACATTCTAGCAAGCCATTAGAGCTGGGTATGAGTGAAGAGGATACTCGTTTCAATGGTCTCAAGCGTGAGTGTGGCCTGCACTTCGAGATATAG